One part of the Spiroplasma turonicum genome encodes these proteins:
- a CDS encoding energy-coupled thiamine transporter ThiT, which translates to MEKNEFNDIYNNSKITKNLKILYVSITFSILRLSLFIVLTYFLLNKLVNTTTEVYEDNSVYEVPINTTMKFTFIFMFIFALFIYVILSINSIINYFYNTYDFKSNIFSSIIALNIEILVIYLINLRFNKMIISKDRLKIIDITIISLLLALFEIFDFVTGLVPPIPFGITLPFKYMIIFFGCYLLSFSKSLLLCLLCAFITLINPATYKLSVLQFLFDYWIPTVLMSISCFFKPKKSTNNKMLRAISFLNFIIIPFIIMFICRSISGVVYWLNPNVNGDVYFEFNWDNRVAYSFIYNGINTLFDLIILLSTVPLVCTTLDFIKQKYYPD; encoded by the coding sequence TATCAATTACATTTTCTATTTTAAGACTTTCATTATTTATTGTTCTGACTTATTTTTTGTTAAATAAATTAGTAAATACAACAACAGAAGTTTATGAAGATAATTCTGTTTATGAAGTTCCAATTAACACCACTATGAAATTTACTTTTATTTTTATGTTTATATTTGCTTTATTTATATATGTAATATTATCAATAAATTCAATAATAAATTATTTTTATAACACTTATGATTTTAAATCAAATATTTTTAGTTCAATAATTGCACTTAACATTGAAATACTAGTTATTTATTTAATTAACTTAAGATTTAATAAAATGATTATAAGTAAAGATAGATTAAAAATAATTGACATTACAATAATTTCATTACTGCTTGCATTATTTGAAATTTTTGATTTTGTTACTGGTTTAGTACCACCAATCCCATTCGGTATCACTTTACCATTTAAATATATGATCATTTTTTTTGGTTGCTATTTATTGAGTTTTTCAAAATCATTATTACTATGTTTATTATGTGCTTTTATAACATTAATTAATCCAGCAACTTATAAATTATCTGTTTTACAATTTTTATTTGACTATTGAATACCAACAGTATTAATGTCAATTAGTTGTTTTTTTAAACCTAAAAAATCAACTAATAATAAAATGTTAAGAGCAATTTCTTTTTTAAACTTTATTATAATACCTTTTATAATTATGTTTATATGTAGATCAATAAGTGGTGTTGTTTATTGATTAAATCCTAATGTTAATGGTGATGTATATTTTGAATTTAATTGAGATAATCGAGTTGCTTACTCTTTTATTTACAATGGTATAAATACATTATTTGATTTAATAATATTATTATCAACAGTTCCATTGGTATGTACTACACTTGACTTTATAAAGCAAAAATATTATCCTGATTAA